A portion of the Punica granatum isolate Tunisia-2019 chromosome 7, ASM765513v2, whole genome shotgun sequence genome contains these proteins:
- the LOC116214767 gene encoding 26S proteasome regulatory subunit 4 homolog A-like — MGQGTPGGLNRQPGDRKQDGADKKEKKFEPAAPPSRVGRKQRKQKGPEAAARLPTVTPLTKCKLRLLKLERIKDYLLMEEEFVANQERLKPQEEKAEEDRSKVDDLRGSPMSVGNLEELIDENHAIVSSSVGPEYYVSILSFVDKDQLEPGCAILMHNKVLSVVGLLQDEVDPMVSVMKVEKAPLESYADIGGLDAQIQEIKEAVELPLTHPELYEDIGIKPPKGVILYGEPGTGKTLLAKAVANSTSATFLRVVGSELIQKYLGDGPKLVRELFRVADELSPSIVFIDEIDAVGTKRYDAHSGGEREIQRTMLELLNQLDGFDSRGDVKVILATNRIESLDPALLRPGRIDRKIEFPLPDIKTRRRIFQIHTSRMTLADDVNLEEFVMTKDEFSGADIKAICTEAGLLALRERRMKVTHADFKKAKDKVMFKKKEGVPEGLYM, encoded by the exons ATGGGTCAGGGAACTCCCGGCGGTCTTAACCGGCAGCCCGGCGATCGGAAGCAGGACGGGGCCgacaagaaggagaagaagttCGAGCCGGCGGCGCCGCCATCCCGGGTCGGCCGGAAGCAGCGGAAGCAGAAGGGGCCTGAGGCAGCTGCCCGGCTCCCCACGGTGACTCCCCTGACGAAATGTAAACTCCGGCTGCTGAAGCTCGAGCGGATCAAGGACTACCTGCTGATGGAGGAGGAGTTCGTCGCTAATCAGGAACGGCTCAAGCCGCAAGAGGAGAAGGCCGAGGAGGATAGATCTAAGGTCGACGACCTGAGGGGAAGCCCCATGAGTGTTGGTAACTTGGAGGAACTGATCGATGAGAACCACGCCATCGTCTCGTCCTCGGTCGGCCCAGAGTATTATGTTAGCATCCTCTCGTTTGTTGACAAGGACCAGCTCGAGCCCGGCTGCGCCATTTTGATGCATAACAAG GTTCTTTCTGTGGTGGGGCTTCTTCAAGATGAAGTCGATCCCATGGTGTCAGTAATGAAGGTTGAGAAGGCACCATTGGAATCATATGCTGACATTGGTGGTCTCGATGCCCAGATACAGGAGATCAAAGAAGCTGTTGAGCTCCCTCTTACCCATCCTGAGCTGTATGAAGACATCGGTATCAAACCTCCCAAGGGAGTTATATTATATGGAGAGCCTGGAACTGGCAAAACCTTGCTTGCGAAG GCTGTGGCAAACTCAACATCAGCAACGTTCTTGCGTGTTGTTGGAAGTGAATTGATTCAGAAATATTTGGGAGATGGTCCAAAATTAGTGAGGGAACTCTTCAGAGTTGCTGATGAGCTTTCACCTTCAATAGTCTTCATTGATGAAATTGATGCTGTTGGTACAAAGAG GTACGATGCCCACTCCGGTGGTGAACGTGAGATTCAGAGGACTATGTTGGAACTGCTTAACCAGTTGGATGGTTTTGATTCAAGAGGTGATGTTAAAGTCATCCTTGCTACCAACAGAATCGAGAGTCTGGACCCTGCTTTGCTTCGACCTGGTCGAATAGATAGGAAGATTGAGTTCCCTCTGCCTGATATCAAAACAAGAAGACGTATTTTCCAG ATACATACATCGAGAATGACATTAGCAGATGATGTCAACTTGGAAGAGTTTGTCATGACAAAGGATGAGTTCTCTGGAGCCGATATTAAGGCCATCTGTACTGAAGCCGGGTTGCTTGCATTGAGGGAACGCCGCATGAAG